The following are encoded in a window of Sinomonas cyclohexanicum genomic DNA:
- a CDS encoding adenylate/guanylate cyclase domain-containing protein → MDDSTGEAQIDDVMSSEPGAPEDEYAEEPTPGRGAMETLAGPRRVSSKQLEALLLGGERTLKRREVAAGVGLSLYSARKLWRALGMPNFTDDDLAFTQTDLEHLKVVPKLVRDGVLTEDAAISVTRAIGQMTDRMVVWQVEALVEDMVSNEGMTDAEARIALIDRIPDLIAPLEEMLVYSWRRQLTAGVQRLAVRAQAGLERSEEGRDGTEDDAPLPLARAVGFADLVSYTSLSRRMNEKTLAQLVQRFENRCSEIITVGGGRLVKTIGDEVLYIAETPTAGAQISLALAKEFADDDILPECRVAMVWGRVLSRLGDIYGPTVNLAARLIALAEPGQVLVDDVTANALSGDARFVLDAREPQNVRGFGEIHPVSLRAGEGPGIVLD, encoded by the coding sequence ATGGACGACTCGACGGGCGAGGCCCAGATCGACGACGTCATGTCCTCTGAGCCCGGGGCGCCGGAGGACGAGTATGCCGAGGAACCCACGCCGGGGCGCGGGGCGATGGAGACGTTGGCCGGCCCCAGGAGGGTCAGCTCCAAGCAGCTCGAGGCGCTCCTCCTCGGCGGCGAGCGCACGCTCAAGCGCCGTGAGGTAGCGGCGGGAGTCGGCCTGTCCCTCTACTCGGCCCGCAAGCTCTGGCGCGCCCTCGGCATGCCGAACTTCACGGACGACGATCTTGCCTTCACCCAGACGGACCTTGAGCACCTCAAGGTCGTGCCGAAGCTCGTGCGCGACGGCGTCCTCACGGAGGACGCCGCAATCTCCGTGACCCGGGCCATCGGCCAGATGACGGACCGCATGGTCGTTTGGCAGGTCGAGGCCCTCGTCGAGGACATGGTGTCCAATGAGGGCATGACCGACGCCGAGGCCCGGATCGCGCTCATCGACCGCATCCCGGACCTCATCGCCCCGCTCGAGGAGATGCTCGTCTACTCCTGGCGCCGCCAGCTCACCGCGGGCGTGCAGCGGCTCGCGGTCCGTGCACAGGCCGGCCTGGAACGCAGCGAGGAGGGCCGCGACGGGACCGAGGACGACGCCCCGCTGCCTCTGGCCCGCGCCGTAGGCTTCGCCGACCTCGTCTCGTACACGTCCCTGTCCCGCAGGATGAACGAGAAGACGCTGGCCCAGCTGGTCCAGCGCTTCGAGAATCGCTGCTCCGAGATCATCACCGTAGGTGGCGGACGCCTCGTCAAGACGATCGGCGACGAGGTCCTGTACATCGCCGAGACGCCGACGGCGGGAGCCCAGATCTCCCTCGCGCTCGCCAAGGAGTTCGCCGACGACGACATCCTGCCTGAATGCCGGGTGGCTATGGTGTGGGGCCGCGTGCTGAGCCGGCTCGGCGACATCTACGGCCCGACGGTGAACCTCGCGGCCCGGCTCATCGCGCTCGCCGAACCGGGCCAGGTGCTCGTGGACGACGTCACGGCGAACGCCCTCAGCGGCGATGCGCGCTTTGTCCTCGACGCCCGCGAACCGCAGAACGTGCGTGGGTTCGGGGAGATCCACCCCGTGTCGCTGCGGGCCGGTGAGGGCCCCGGGATCGTGCTCGACTGA
- a CDS encoding PP2C family protein-serine/threonine phosphatase, with translation MTHSPGVEPKLRLTVGSGTDRGLRRELNEDSFLARDPVFMVADGMGGHEAGEVASQLCVQALGDAPILAPGTHRATAQDIQHVIEEADWRIREATGARAGTTLSGAVVILITAVPYWLVANVGDSRTYRLSKAGRFVQISVDHSEVRELVDAGEITPEEALFHPRRHVVTRALGTGEDAEADFWLLPVEAGDRLLVCSDGLTSELRDEEILGILTSRTHPQDAADALIGAAIDAGGRDNITVIVVDARDVAAN, from the coding sequence GTGACGCACTCGCCTGGCGTTGAGCCGAAGCTCAGGCTCACAGTGGGCTCCGGGACTGATCGCGGACTGCGCAGGGAGCTGAACGAAGACTCGTTCCTCGCGCGCGATCCCGTGTTCATGGTTGCCGACGGCATGGGTGGCCACGAGGCCGGGGAGGTCGCAAGTCAGCTGTGCGTGCAGGCTCTGGGCGACGCACCCATCCTCGCGCCGGGGACGCACCGCGCAACCGCACAGGACATCCAACACGTCATCGAAGAGGCCGACTGGCGCATCCGAGAAGCCACGGGTGCGCGGGCGGGCACAACGCTCTCCGGCGCCGTGGTCATCCTGATCACCGCGGTGCCGTACTGGCTCGTGGCGAACGTGGGCGACTCGCGTACGTACCGTCTGTCCAAGGCCGGGCGCTTCGTGCAGATCAGTGTTGACCATTCGGAGGTCCGGGAGCTGGTGGACGCCGGCGAGATCACGCCCGAGGAGGCGCTGTTCCACCCGCGACGGCATGTCGTGACGCGTGCACTCGGCACGGGTGAGGATGCCGAGGCCGACTTCTGGCTCCTGCCTGTTGAGGCCGGCGATCGCCTCCTCGTCTGCTCCGACGGGCTCACGTCTGAGCTGCGCGACGAGGAGATCCTCGGCATCCTCACGAGCCGGACACATCCTCAGGATGCCGCCGACGCCCTGATTGGCGCGGCGATCGACGCCGGCGGGCGGGACAACATCACGGTGATCGTCGTGGACGCACGGGACGTGGCTGCCAACTAG
- a CDS encoding HNH endonuclease signature motif containing protein, translated as MAGAEEFDEKWAEEALLLDSLGVGGPVEPPEWLRLQWQREDQETAVGLADDELEAALAAVFHEDGSPQDGTGHASPEDLEPLPREIVLAELRERAGAQLLDRLAALDGEEAARLAERAAVIRALVDASAGTAGEPFRLADATSIAASEITARLKVSVRTAKGLVAEALSLTDPAAVPVLSALRERRLSVRRAKATMDAALPVPPGRLSEFLAKAVDIAAPADPDRTPNPTTLARRLRRLVEDYTDEALAARRAKAITDRRVDVDPAGDGMCWLTAYLPLETGAAIDTRLESIARSLQGPDERRTLPQLRADALADLLSGTAPFMADPGPAETDLAVPEAEAESAVRANTRAAFGHASGVRCETILLLPAATAGGTGDAPAELLGYGPLDPATAKQLAARAATWSQLTVDPTTGAPLSIGRTRYTPTAAMRRFLGARDATCRFPGCDKPAAATETDHTHEWHQGGITGTDNLAQLCREHHRLKTLGYWSVEHIGIAQSEAVAAVSAVVARVSRTNQVPKGTTITTSPPRNPPGTLQWTAPSGQEYITYPQGDTPPPF; from the coding sequence ATGGCGGGCGCTGAAGAGTTCGACGAGAAGTGGGCCGAGGAAGCCTTACTGCTGGACTCACTCGGTGTCGGCGGGCCGGTCGAGCCCCCGGAGTGGCTGCGCCTCCAGTGGCAGCGCGAGGATCAGGAAACTGCGGTGGGGCTTGCCGATGACGAGCTCGAGGCGGCCCTAGCGGCGGTGTTCCACGAGGACGGGTCGCCCCAGGACGGCACCGGGCATGCCTCCCCCGAGGACCTGGAGCCGCTGCCCCGCGAGATCGTGCTGGCGGAGCTGCGCGAACGCGCCGGGGCTCAGCTCCTGGACCGCCTCGCCGCCCTCGACGGCGAGGAGGCCGCGCGCCTCGCCGAACGCGCCGCAGTGATCAGGGCCCTGGTCGACGCGTCCGCCGGCACCGCCGGGGAACCCTTCCGCCTCGCCGATGCGACCTCTATCGCCGCGTCCGAGATCACCGCCCGCCTCAAGGTCTCCGTCCGCACGGCCAAGGGACTCGTCGCCGAGGCACTCTCCCTCACCGACCCCGCCGCCGTGCCCGTCCTGAGCGCCCTGCGCGAACGGCGCCTGTCCGTCCGCCGCGCCAAGGCCACCATGGACGCCGCACTGCCCGTTCCACCCGGGAGGCTCTCCGAGTTCCTCGCCAAGGCCGTCGATATCGCGGCGCCCGCCGACCCCGACCGAACCCCCAACCCCACCACGCTCGCGAGGCGCCTTCGCCGACTCGTCGAGGACTACACCGACGAGGCCCTCGCCGCCCGCCGGGCCAAGGCCATCACCGACCGTCGCGTGGACGTCGACCCCGCCGGGGACGGCATGTGCTGGCTCACCGCCTACCTCCCCCTCGAGACCGGCGCGGCCATCGACACCCGCCTCGAATCCATCGCGCGCTCCCTCCAGGGCCCTGACGAGCGGCGCACCCTGCCCCAGCTCCGCGCCGACGCCCTTGCCGACTTGCTCAGCGGCACGGCGCCTTTCATGGCAGATCCCGGCCCGGCGGAAACGGACCTCGCCGTACCTGAAGCCGAGGCCGAGTCCGCGGTCCGCGCGAATACCCGCGCCGCCTTCGGTCACGCGTCAGGCGTGCGCTGCGAGACGATCCTCCTGCTTCCGGCCGCCACCGCTGGTGGCACCGGCGATGCCCCCGCCGAGCTGCTCGGCTACGGTCCCCTCGATCCCGCCACGGCCAAACAGCTCGCGGCCCGCGCCGCCACCTGGTCCCAGCTCACCGTTGACCCCACCACCGGCGCACCCCTGTCAATCGGCCGCACCCGCTACACACCCACTGCCGCCATGCGCCGATTCCTCGGAGCGCGCGACGCGACCTGTAGATTCCCCGGCTGCGACAAGCCCGCCGCCGCCACCGAAACCGACCACACGCACGAATGGCACCAGGGCGGCATCACCGGCACCGACAACCTCGCCCAGCTCTGCCGAGAACACCACCGACTCAAGACACTCGGGTACTGGAGCGTCGAACACATCGGCATCGCGCAGTCAGAAGCAGTCGCCGCGGTCTCAGCGGTGGTCGCCCGCGTCTCCAGGACGAACCAGGTCCCGAAAGGTACGACCATCACCACCAGTCCTCCGAGGAACCCGCCCGGCACCCTGCAATGGACCGCGCCATCCGGGCAGGAATACATCACCTACCCCCAGGGCGACACCCCACCGCCATTCTGA
- the ligA gene encoding NAD-dependent DNA ligase LigA yields MSAEAAKTQAAGTQAPSVDGANAEAVNDGAVVPSESLRDEYDALADEVRKHRALYYNEDTPVISDAEYDALFRSLEEFEALHPELVANDSPTQEVGGEATAAFAPVQHLARMYSLEDVFSIEELEAWIRRAEASVAALGLPPAKWLTELKIDGLAINLLYRNGELVRAATRGDGRTGEDVTHNVLTIKDIPTRLAGEGHPEEVEIRGEVYIPTKAFNEFNDALIADGRAPLANPRNAAAGSLRQKDPAETAKRPLSMFVHGIGAREGLAAASQAETYELLKAWGLPTSPYYEVLDTYEQVLAFITKYGEKRHSLIHEIDGIVVKADDFATQRALGHTSRVPRWAVAFKYPPEEVHTKLLDIQVNVGRTGRVTPYGVMEPVKVAGSTVEMATLHNQDVVKAKGVKIGDIVVLRKAGDVIPEIVGPVLALRDAQDPPVRDFVMPTECPSCGTPLAPSKEGEVDIRCPNARSCPSQLRERVFHLAGRGAFDIEALGWEAAIALTSGPGPDPATIGGRPQPSGPGVLDGEARIFELAADWSDATLRDALADVMVWREKRAKGAGTGQWDLVPYFWTKPTAKKPSVPTASTEKLFAEVEKAKTQPLWRVLVGLSIRHVGPTASRALATRYGSMRALREVLAAGDAREQLADVDGVGPIIADALIEWFAEDWHRDIVDRWAAAGVKMEDEQHASVGRTLEGLTIVVTGSLEGFSRDEAKEAIIIRGGKASGSVSKKTDYVVAGESAGSKLDKAEQLGVPVLDEAGFRRLLDEGPAPAAEPDEAAPTHDDGAGATSRGELAAEIGEAEAEGEGE; encoded by the coding sequence GTGAGCGCAGAAGCAGCCAAGACCCAGGCAGCCGGCACCCAGGCCCCGAGTGTCGACGGGGCGAACGCCGAGGCGGTGAACGACGGGGCCGTGGTCCCGTCCGAGTCGCTGCGCGACGAGTATGACGCGCTCGCGGACGAGGTCCGCAAGCATCGTGCGCTGTACTACAACGAGGACACTCCGGTCATCTCGGACGCTGAGTACGACGCGCTCTTCCGCAGTCTCGAGGAGTTCGAGGCCCTCCATCCCGAGCTCGTGGCCAACGACTCGCCCACCCAGGAGGTCGGCGGTGAGGCGACCGCCGCGTTCGCCCCGGTTCAGCACCTGGCGCGGATGTACAGCCTCGAGGACGTCTTCTCGATCGAGGAGCTCGAGGCGTGGATCCGCCGGGCCGAGGCGAGCGTCGCGGCCCTCGGGCTGCCGCCCGCCAAGTGGCTCACCGAGCTCAAGATCGACGGCCTCGCGATCAACCTGCTGTACCGCAACGGCGAGCTCGTCCGGGCGGCGACCCGCGGCGACGGCCGCACCGGCGAGGACGTCACCCACAACGTCCTGACCATCAAGGACATCCCCACTCGCCTCGCCGGAGAGGGCCACCCCGAAGAGGTGGAGATCCGCGGCGAGGTCTACATTCCTACGAAGGCCTTCAACGAGTTCAATGACGCGCTCATCGCGGACGGCAGGGCTCCGCTCGCCAACCCGCGCAACGCCGCCGCCGGGTCGCTGCGCCAGAAGGACCCTGCCGAGACGGCCAAGCGGCCCCTGAGTATGTTCGTGCATGGCATCGGCGCACGCGAAGGCCTCGCCGCCGCGAGCCAGGCTGAGACCTACGAGCTCCTCAAGGCGTGGGGCCTGCCCACGAGTCCGTACTACGAAGTCCTCGACACGTACGAGCAGGTCCTCGCCTTCATCACGAAGTACGGCGAGAAGCGTCACAGCCTGATCCACGAGATCGACGGCATCGTGGTCAAGGCCGACGATTTCGCCACCCAGCGGGCACTCGGCCACACCTCGCGCGTGCCGCGCTGGGCGGTCGCGTTCAAGTACCCGCCCGAGGAGGTCCACACCAAGCTCCTCGACATCCAGGTCAACGTGGGCCGCACGGGCCGCGTCACGCCGTACGGGGTCATGGAGCCGGTCAAGGTCGCGGGCTCCACGGTCGAGATGGCCACGCTGCACAACCAGGACGTGGTCAAGGCCAAGGGGGTCAAGATCGGCGACATTGTCGTGCTGCGCAAGGCCGGCGACGTGATCCCCGAGATCGTGGGTCCCGTCCTCGCGCTGCGCGACGCGCAGGATCCCCCTGTCCGCGACTTCGTCATGCCCACCGAGTGCCCCTCATGCGGCACCCCGCTTGCGCCGAGCAAGGAGGGCGAGGTGGACATCCGCTGCCCCAACGCCCGGTCGTGCCCGTCCCAGCTGCGGGAGCGCGTCTTCCACCTCGCAGGGCGGGGCGCGTTCGACATCGAGGCGCTCGGCTGGGAGGCCGCGATCGCCCTCACCTCGGGCCCCGGGCCAGACCCCGCAACGATTGGGGGCCGGCCGCAGCCCTCCGGGCCGGGCGTGCTGGACGGCGAGGCCCGGATCTTCGAGCTTGCCGCCGATTGGTCCGACGCGACACTGCGTGACGCGCTCGCTGACGTCATGGTCTGGCGGGAGAAGCGCGCCAAGGGCGCCGGCACTGGGCAGTGGGACCTTGTCCCGTACTTCTGGACCAAGCCGACGGCCAAGAAGCCGTCGGTTCCGACCGCCTCGACCGAGAAGCTCTTCGCAGAGGTCGAGAAGGCCAAGACGCAGCCGCTCTGGCGGGTGCTCGTGGGCCTCTCGATCCGGCACGTGGGGCCGACGGCGTCGCGCGCCCTCGCGACCCGGTACGGCTCGATGAGGGCCCTCCGCGAGGTCCTCGCGGCAGGCGACGCGCGGGAACAGCTCGCCGACGTCGACGGCGTGGGCCCCATCATCGCCGACGCCCTCATCGAGTGGTTCGCCGAGGACTGGCACCGCGACATCGTGGACCGCTGGGCCGCCGCCGGCGTGAAGATGGAGGACGAGCAGCACGCCTCGGTGGGCCGCACGCTCGAGGGCCTGACCATCGTCGTCACCGGCAGCCTCGAGGGCTTCAGCCGCGACGAGGCGAAGGAGGCGATCATCATCCGTGGAGGCAAGGCGTCCGGGAGCGTCTCGAAGAAGACCGACTACGTCGTGGCGGGCGAGAGCGCCGGCTCGAAGCTCGACAAGGCCGAGCAGCTCGGAGTCCCGGTCCTCGACGAGGCCGGCTTCCGCAGGCTGCTCGACGAGGGCCCGGCCCCCGCAGCCGAGCCAGACGAGGCTGCCCCGACGCACGACGACGGTGCTGGCGCCACCTCGCGCGGCGAGCTCGCCGCGGAGATCGGCGAGGCAGAGGCAGAAGGAGAGGGCGAATGA
- a CDS encoding inositol monophosphatase family protein: MTAAEYTADFLDELLQTARRAAAAGAAVLATRDPGVLSRSDGGAETKSSGSDWVTEFDLAAEKAVRAVLAAERPNDTVTGEEQGTARVSEPSGFRWSIDPLDGTTNFIRDIVYYATSVAVADTDGVWLAGVVSAPALGREYWAVRGGGAWRLDLPRSAGGEGGLETWPRRLDGPPPGRDEAGSALLATGFSYDPTVRAEQAEFLPGLMDGFGDMRRLGSAALDLCLVADGTHDAYGERGLNEHDFAAGALIAEEAGCWVRRPVLTSPLLGGPTDAERLAGWTCAGGIEFSGRFPAE, encoded by the coding sequence ATGACCGCCGCCGAGTACACCGCAGATTTCCTCGACGAGCTCCTCCAGACGGCCAGGCGCGCTGCCGCCGCCGGGGCAGCAGTCCTCGCGACGCGCGACCCCGGCGTCCTGTCCCGCTCCGACGGCGGTGCCGAGACCAAGAGCTCCGGCAGCGACTGGGTCACGGAGTTCGACCTCGCAGCAGAGAAGGCTGTCCGCGCCGTCCTGGCCGCCGAGCGCCCCAACGACACGGTGACCGGCGAGGAGCAGGGGACCGCACGCGTCTCGGAGCCGAGCGGCTTCCGCTGGTCCATCGACCCGCTCGACGGCACCACGAACTTCATCCGCGACATCGTCTATTACGCCACAAGCGTGGCCGTGGCGGACACCGACGGCGTGTGGCTGGCCGGCGTCGTGAGCGCTCCCGCGCTGGGCCGCGAGTACTGGGCGGTGCGCGGCGGGGGCGCGTGGCGTCTGGATCTGCCGCGTTCGGCCGGCGGCGAGGGCGGTCTCGAGACGTGGCCGCGTCGCCTCGACGGCCCGCCCCCGGGCCGCGATGAGGCCGGGTCGGCGCTCCTGGCCACTGGCTTCAGCTACGACCCGACGGTCCGCGCCGAACAGGCGGAGTTCCTTCCCGGCCTCATGGATGGCTTCGGGGACATGCGCCGACTCGGCTCGGCCGCGCTCGACCTGTGCCTCGTGGCCGACGGCACGCACGATGCCTACGGCGAGCGCGGCCTCAACGAGCACGACTTCGCCGCCGGCGCGCTCATCGCCGAGGAGGCCGGCTGCTGGGTGCGTCGGCCAGTCCTCACGAGCCCACTGCTGGGCGGCCCGACGGACGCCGAGCGCCTCGCTGGGTGGACCTGCGCGGGCGGCATCGAGTTCTCGGGAAGGTTCCCGGCCGAGTGA
- a CDS encoding GNAT family N-acetyltransferase yields the protein MSGLTVREATPADFPEIARIAEAAYLGPGYFDSAEHPYMQHIADVAYRALRGTVLVAERDGRIVGSVTVMAHGDGFDQIARPGEFEFRLLVVDPAVQRSGAGTALVREVEARAQRAGATAVVLTTGDGWEAPNALYPRLGYERAPERDWPVPDTDIMLPVYIKRL from the coding sequence GTGAGCGGCCTGACTGTCCGCGAGGCCACCCCCGCGGATTTCCCGGAGATCGCCCGCATCGCCGAGGCCGCATACCTCGGCCCGGGCTACTTCGACAGCGCAGAGCACCCCTACATGCAGCACATCGCGGACGTCGCCTACCGTGCCCTGCGGGGGACGGTCCTCGTTGCGGAGCGGGACGGGCGCATCGTCGGGTCGGTGACCGTCATGGCGCACGGGGACGGCTTCGACCAGATCGCCCGGCCGGGCGAGTTCGAGTTCCGGCTTCTCGTCGTGGACCCCGCGGTGCAGCGGTCCGGGGCGGGCACCGCACTCGTGCGGGAGGTCGAGGCGAGGGCCCAGCGGGCGGGGGCGACCGCCGTCGTGCTCACCACCGGCGACGGCTGGGAGGCGCCGAACGCCCTCTACCCGCGGCTCGGCTACGAGCGCGCGCCCGAGCGCGACTGGCCCGTGCCGGACACCGACATCATGCTGCCCGTGTACATCAAGCGGCTCTGA
- a CDS encoding carbohydrate-binding protein, whose translation MTDTTAWPDTDLDALRIAVLTEQERRARLTTAPAQAADLAKRYESAVGPNPAPVPFSPVPTFGHGPGVIVTFNGHPWRNKSGAWLSADPGVYPLGWTQLDLPSAPAWSGASVAYKVGDLVTYNSVVYRCLQAHTSQPAWTPTAAVSLWTTT comes from the coding sequence TTGACTGATACGACCGCGTGGCCGGACACGGACCTCGACGCGCTCCGGATCGCGGTCCTCACCGAGCAGGAGCGCCGCGCCCGACTCACTACGGCACCGGCCCAGGCCGCCGACTTGGCCAAGCGGTATGAGAGCGCGGTCGGCCCCAACCCTGCTCCGGTCCCCTTCTCCCCGGTGCCGACGTTCGGCCACGGCCCCGGCGTGATCGTGACCTTCAACGGGCACCCATGGCGCAACAAGTCCGGGGCGTGGCTGTCCGCAGACCCGGGCGTGTACCCGCTCGGCTGGACCCAGCTAGACCTCCCGTCCGCGCCCGCATGGTCCGGCGCGTCCGTCGCGTACAAGGTGGGCGACCTGGTTACCTACAACTCGGTCGTGTACCGCTGCCTCCAGGCGCACACTTCCCAGCCTGCGTGGACACCGACCGCCGCCGTATCCCTCTGGACCACGACATAG
- a CDS encoding DUF1003 domain-containing protein, translating to MGSHHERHWGPHPAVPTGTDLTLGERAADVLRSGMGSWGFIFGFLGAMAAWMLGNGTHGVDPFPFILLNLALSTLAGLQGGILLISAKRQDAINAALAQHDRDTMAALVALNAQQTQLLEALHEHLGIKKEGTQ from the coding sequence GTGGGTAGCCACCACGAGCGCCACTGGGGCCCGCACCCGGCCGTCCCCACCGGGACGGACCTCACCCTCGGGGAGCGCGCCGCCGACGTGCTCCGTTCCGGGATGGGCTCGTGGGGGTTCATCTTCGGGTTCCTCGGGGCCATGGCCGCGTGGATGCTCGGCAATGGCACCCACGGGGTGGACCCGTTCCCCTTCATCCTCCTGAACCTGGCCCTATCCACGCTTGCCGGGTTGCAGGGCGGCATCCTCCTCATCTCCGCGAAGCGGCAGGACGCCATCAACGCGGCCCTCGCCCAGCACGACCGCGACACCATGGCCGCACTCGTGGCCCTCAACGCACAGCAGACCCAACTACTGGAGGCGCTCCACGAGCACCTCGGAATCAAGAAAGAAGGCACCCAATGA
- a CDS encoding GH25 family lysozyme: protein MPLYGYDESSYQNGLDPAVVPGDFVHIKATGGDGYENPYWRDQLAAARNAGKRVSLYHFARDGYTGATPDTEVAWFVSRARDVIDGTVMVVLDWEGDNVGDVAYCKAMLDGLQTQLNIRPVVYMSYNTVTSYDWSTVAPSYPLWEAAYVLGYQEIQGYNPPSGLADIPYWGGQNQRIEWQFTSSGLLNGWPNHLDLDEFFGTGADWDALCALIGQAPPASVAVYSIDESGDAKYFTANGDVPGVFGQARSYGSITIHHWDAPDAGATYAGVCTEFETGQLPDGTARQVSAHFVGEDGRLACLVSPPDAAWHAGTADGNATSIAIECDPNLTDAGYATIGWLVNWLRTQYGAGMPLVPHSHWVTTACPGDLDLNRIDALSKRPLPTTEDEAFLYRLAL, encoded by the coding sequence ATGCCCCTCTACGGCTACGACGAGTCCTCGTACCAGAACGGCCTAGACCCGGCGGTCGTGCCCGGTGACTTCGTGCACATCAAGGCCACCGGCGGCGACGGGTACGAGAACCCGTACTGGCGTGACCAGCTCGCCGCCGCACGCAACGCGGGCAAACGCGTCTCCCTGTACCACTTCGCCCGCGACGGGTACACCGGGGCCACCCCGGACACTGAGGTCGCGTGGTTCGTGTCCCGCGCCCGGGACGTGATCGACGGGACCGTGATGGTCGTCCTCGACTGGGAGGGCGACAACGTCGGCGACGTGGCCTACTGCAAGGCCATGCTCGACGGCCTCCAGACCCAGCTCAACATCCGCCCCGTCGTGTACATGTCCTACAACACGGTCACGTCCTACGACTGGTCCACGGTCGCCCCCTCCTATCCGCTGTGGGAGGCCGCCTACGTCCTCGGCTACCAGGAGATCCAGGGCTACAACCCGCCCTCGGGTCTGGCGGACATCCCGTACTGGGGCGGCCAGAACCAGCGCATCGAGTGGCAGTTCACCTCCTCGGGCCTGTTGAACGGGTGGCCGAACCACCTCGACCTTGACGAGTTCTTCGGGACCGGGGCGGACTGGGACGCCCTGTGCGCCCTCATCGGTCAGGCCCCCCCGGCGTCGGTGGCCGTGTACAGCATCGACGAGTCGGGGGACGCGAAGTACTTCACCGCCAACGGGGACGTGCCCGGCGTGTTCGGGCAGGCCCGGTCGTACGGGTCGATCACGATCCACCACTGGGACGCCCCCGACGCGGGCGCAACCTACGCGGGGGTGTGCACCGAGTTCGAGACCGGGCAGCTCCCGGACGGCACCGCCCGGCAGGTATCCGCGCACTTCGTCGGCGAAGACGGGCGCCTCGCGTGCCTCGTGTCCCCACCCGACGCCGCATGGCACGCCGGGACCGCGGACGGCAACGCGACCAGCATCGCCATCGAATGCGACCCGAACCTCACCGACGCCGGATACGCCACCATCGGGTGGCTCGTGAACTGGCTCCGCACCCAGTACGGGGCCGGCATGCCCCTCGTCCCCCATTCCCACTGGGTGACGACCGCGTGCCCCGGTGACCTCGACCTCAACCGGATCGACGCCCTGTCGAAGCGGCCACTCCCCACCACCGAGGACGAGGCGTTCCTGTACCGCCTCGCACTCTAG
- a CDS encoding phage distal tail protein produces MTSASCGLQNPTSGGTFPATFNYTFGASSGGSITLNNTGLYNTPPYLVVKGPCQNPAITNNGTGQYIRLNTTLTGADTLAIDTQSGTVTLNGTANRNNIVDPTSTFFTLPPGPTSLQFSSSDSAAVTGTLTGYIVPAYSTI; encoded by the coding sequence ATCACGTCCGCGTCGTGCGGGCTCCAGAACCCCACCAGCGGCGGCACGTTCCCCGCCACGTTCAACTACACCTTCGGGGCATCCTCGGGCGGGTCCATCACCCTGAACAACACCGGCCTCTACAACACGCCCCCGTACCTCGTCGTCAAGGGCCCCTGCCAGAACCCGGCCATCACGAACAACGGCACCGGGCAGTACATCCGCCTCAACACCACCCTCACCGGGGCGGACACCCTCGCGATCGACACCCAGTCCGGGACCGTGACCCTGAACGGGACCGCGAACCGGAACAACATCGTCGACCCGACCTCCACGTTCTTCACCCTCCCGCCCGGGCCCACGTCGCTCCAGTTCTCCTCGTCGGACTCCGCCGCCGTCACGGGGACCCTGACCGGGTACATCGTGCCCGCCTACTCCACCATCTAA